A genomic stretch from Kribbella amoyensis includes:
- a CDS encoding glycosyltransferase family 2 protein, giving the protein MVLPTYNEKDSIADVIRRFDKLGVVDDILVINNNAAEGTSEEVASTNAREIIETRQGYGAAIQRGLREVDTDLVCVCEPDGTFNPEDLLKLLSFSAECDVVVGSRTVSNFIWDGANMGWFLQFGNWAVAKFLEVLFNTASMSDVGCTFRVITREHVQTILDRSTLPGSAYGLEMLLISVVTRARMVQIPVNYHARVGVSSVTGDFGKTVTLGLEMIRLVLKTRLKTIGRRPRPAPARVAA; this is encoded by the coding sequence GTGGTCCTTCCGACCTACAACGAGAAGGACAGCATCGCCGACGTCATCCGCCGGTTCGACAAGCTCGGTGTGGTCGACGACATCCTGGTGATCAACAACAACGCCGCGGAGGGCACCTCGGAGGAGGTCGCCAGTACCAACGCGCGGGAGATCATCGAGACCCGGCAGGGCTACGGCGCCGCGATCCAGCGTGGGCTGCGCGAGGTCGACACCGACCTGGTCTGCGTCTGCGAGCCGGACGGCACGTTCAACCCCGAGGACCTGCTGAAGCTGCTGTCGTTCTCGGCCGAGTGCGACGTCGTGGTGGGGTCCCGGACCGTCTCGAACTTCATCTGGGACGGCGCCAACATGGGCTGGTTCCTGCAGTTCGGCAACTGGGCGGTGGCCAAGTTCCTCGAGGTGCTGTTCAACACCGCCTCGATGAGCGACGTCGGCTGCACCTTCCGGGTGATCACCCGCGAGCACGTCCAGACCATCCTGGACCGCTCCACGCTGCCCGGTTCGGCGTACGGCCTGGAGATGCTGCTGATCTCCGTGGTCACCCGGGCCCGGATGGTGCAGATCCCGGTGAACTACCACGCCCGCGTCGGCGTCTCGTCGGTCACCGGCGACTTCGGCAAGACCGTCACGCTCGGCCTGGAGATGATCCGGCTGGTGCTCAAGACCCGGCTGAAGACGATCGGCCGCCGGCCCCGTCCGGCGCCGG